Part of the Cohnella candidum genome, TGTCGGGCTTAACGCGACCTATCTCAGCGTGCTTTTCAAGGAAGTGATGGGGGAGACCTACATCAAGTATTTGACCCGGTTCCGCATGGAACGGGCCAAGAGTCTCCTTCGCAAAGGGCTCAAGGTGAACGAGGTCAGCGAGAAGGTCGGCTATTTGACGCACCGCCATTTTACGGAAGTATTCAAGAAGTACACGGGACAGACGCCGGGCCAGTTCAAAGATTCGTAAAACCGGGAACGGATACAAAAAAAACGGAACCCGATCTAAAGAATATGGCGCTGTCTGCTGAATGCGCTTTCTTCTAGAATAAGTTCAAAGGGTACCCGGGCCCTTCAAACGAACCTTATTTTCGAAAGAATCAGGGGGACCAAACGAATGAGCAAACCCAGAAAGTTTCTCGCCGTGCTGTCCAGCGTGATGCTGCTGACCGGCCTGCTTGCCGCCTGCGGAGGCGGCTCGTCCGACAAAGAAAGCAGCTCCAGCCCATCCGCTTCCGGCAGCGCTTCTCCATCCGCGAGTTCCGCCTCGCCCAGCGCATCCGCATCCGCTTCGAGCGAACCGCAGGAGAAAGTGAAACTGACCCTGCTGGTGGACAACAACCAGGATACCGTCGTCTATTCGAAAGCGCTGGTAGACGCGTTCCAGGCTAAATACCCGAACATCACGATCGAGACGGAAACCCGCCCGACCGGCAGCGAAGGGGATAACTTCGTGAAGACGAGATTGTCCACCGGCGACATGAACGACGTCTTCTTCTACAACTCCGGATCGCTGATGCAGGCGCTCAATCCCGAACAGAACATGATGGATTTGACGAACGAACCGTTCCAGGCGAACGTGATCGATTCGTTCAAGCCGACGGTATCGTTCAACGGCAAAATTTACGGCGCTCCCGTCGGCTCCACGATGGGCGGCGGATGGTTCTACAACAAGAAAATCTACGCCCAACTCGGACTTTCCGTACCGAAAACTTGGGCGGAGCTGATGGAGAACAACAAGAAAATCAAGGCCGCAGGGATTACGGCGATGATCGGCTCCTATAAGGATACGTGGACTTCGCAGCTGATCGTCTTGGCGGATTACTTCAACGTCCAGGCGCAGATGCCGAACTTTGCTGCCGACTACACAGGGAACAAAGCCAAGTACGCGACGACGCCCGCCGCGCTCCGTGGCTTCCAGAAACTAGAGGAGACCGTCGGCTACTACAACAAAGACTTCCTGGCAACGACGTATGACGCGGGCCTCAAGATGTTGGCGGAAGGCAAAGGCGCCCATTATCCGATGCTGACCTTCGCCGTGCCGGCCCTCGTTCAGAACAATCCCGACAAAATGGACGACATCGGATTTTTCGCGCAACCGGGCGACAGCGCGGACCAGAACGGCCTGACGGTCTGGATGCCTGGCGGCGCTTATATCTACAAGAATACCGAACATCCAGAGGAAGCGAAGAAGTTCGTGGAATTCGTCGCTTCTACCGAAGGCGTCAGCGTCATGAGCAAGGTTTCCAAGCCTTCCGGCCCGTACGCCGTCAAAGGAGCCGCGCTTCCGGACGACACGCCGCAAGTCGTGAAAGACATGCTGCCGTATTTCGATAACAACCAGACCGCTCCCGCGCTGGAATTCCTATCTCCGGTCAAAGGCCCGAGCCTGGAGCAGATCACCGTCGAAGTCGGTTCCGGCAAACGGAAAGCGGCGGCCGCGGCCGAGCTGTACGACCAGGACGTCAAGAAACAAGCACAGCAACTGGGTCTTTCAGGCTGGTAATCGCAGCGACGCCTGCGGAATCGAAGTCGGCCCCGCCCATCTCGCGTGGGGCCGGCTGTTTCGTGTAATCAGGAGGGATCGGGATGTCCAAGGTATTCAAACGGATCTACACCTACAACTTTCTGCTGCCCGCGGCCATCGTCTACACCGTCGTTTTCATCGTTCCGACCGTCATGTCGTTCTTCTTCAGCTTGACTCGCTGGACGTTGTTCGATTGGACCTTTATCGGGCTGGATAACTTCAAGACGTTCTTCCAGGAGCCTTCCTTAAGCATCGGGTTCAAAAACACGCTGATCTATGCGGCGGTCACCTGCGCGGCGAAGGTGGTCGGGGGCTTGCTGCTCGGCGTGTTCCTGACAAGCAAAATCCGAACGAAGGATTATCTTCGCTCCGTCGTTTTCTTCCCCGTACTCGTCAGTACGATCGCCGTCGGCATCGCCTTCAGCATGATGATGCACCCGACGACGGGGCTTTTCAATACGGCGCTTGCCCATCTCGGCATCGAGGGGCCGGACTGGCTGGGGGATACGAAACTTGCGCTCCTGTCGGTGGCGGCCGTGGACGTGTGGAAAGGTATCGGCCTCGCCACCGTGATTTATATCGCGGGTATATTGGCGATTCCCGAGGAATACTCCGAGGCGCTTCAGATCGACGGCGGAAGCTCGTGGCACAAATTCTGGAACATCACGGTCCCGCTCAGCCGCCCGGCTACGAACGCGGTCATCATTCTCTCCTTCATCGGCGGCCTGCGGTCGTTCGACCTGATTTGGGCCATGACCCGAGGCGGTCCGGGCTTCGCGACCGACGTCATCGCCTCGATCATCTATAAGCAGTACCAAGGCGGATTTTACGGCCTCGCGACGGCGGGCAACGTCATCCTGTTCCTGTTCGTCACCGCCATCGTGTACCCTCTGTCCCGTTATCTCACCCGCAATGAGGTGGATCTATGAGTCGCGGACTGCGCAAGTTCTCCGTCGAAACGATTGCCGTGCTGGCGAGCGTCGTCATCTTCTGGGTCCCCCTGTACTTCGTCCTGCTGACGGCCATGAAAAGCGCGCCGGAAGCCTCCGAGATGAATTTGGCATGGCCTTCGAAAATCCAGCTCTGGCAAAACATCAAAAACGTCGTCGCCTTCCGTGACCACATGCTGCTGCGCGCGTTCTGGAACAGCTCGGCGCTTACGATCCTGTCCTTGGCGGCGATGGTGGTCGTTTGTTCGATGGCCGCGTTCGTCATGCAGCGCCGGAACGACAAGGCGACCCCTTGGATCAGCTTCTTCGTGCTCGCGGGCTTGATCATTCCTCCGGCGATCGTGCCGACGATTTGGGTGCTGAACGAAATCCACCTCTTCAAAACGTTGATCGGCCTGGTTCTGGTGGAGGTCGCACTCGGATTTCCGTTCTCCGTGATGCTCTACCGGGGATTCATGGCCGCGATTCCGCGCGAAATCGACGAAGCCGCGGTCGTGGACGGCTACGGCGGCTACCGCTTGTTCTTTACGATCATTTTCCCGCTGCTGCAGCCGGTAACCGCGACGATCATCGTCACGCAGGCGGTGTTCATTTTCAACGATTTCACGAACCCGCTGTATTTCTTCCCCGGCGCGAAGAACGCGACCGTGCAGCTCACGCTGTACAATTTCACGAGCCAATTCGTTTCCCAATGGAACCTGCTGTTTACCGACATTTTGCTGATTACGCTCCCGCCGCTTTTACTGTTCGTCTTCTTCAACAAGAAAATCGTGGCCGGCATGACGACCGGGTCGGTCAAAGGCTGAACCGGCAGCTCTGTACGAGCCCGAATGGAGGAATATGAAATGAGCGTTCTGCAAGTGACCGATTTGACGTGCGAATACCGCAAGAATCCCCTGGGGATCGGTGTCCGCGTTCCGCGCTTCGGTTGGCGTCTGTTGTCGGACTCCCGCGGCACGGTGCAGAAGGGTTACCGGATCGTCGTTACGGGTACGGATGGGGATTTTGGAACGCCCGTATGGGATTCCGGCTATACGGAAAGCGATGCTTCCATTCAAGTTGAGT contains:
- a CDS encoding extracellular solute-binding protein — translated: MSKPRKFLAVLSSVMLLTGLLAACGGGSSDKESSSSPSASGSASPSASSASPSASASASSEPQEKVKLTLLVDNNQDTVVYSKALVDAFQAKYPNITIETETRPTGSEGDNFVKTRLSTGDMNDVFFYNSGSLMQALNPEQNMMDLTNEPFQANVIDSFKPTVSFNGKIYGAPVGSTMGGGWFYNKKIYAQLGLSVPKTWAELMENNKKIKAAGITAMIGSYKDTWTSQLIVLADYFNVQAQMPNFAADYTGNKAKYATTPAALRGFQKLEETVGYYNKDFLATTYDAGLKMLAEGKGAHYPMLTFAVPALVQNNPDKMDDIGFFAQPGDSADQNGLTVWMPGGAYIYKNTEHPEEAKKFVEFVASTEGVSVMSKVSKPSGPYAVKGAALPDDTPQVVKDMLPYFDNNQTAPALEFLSPVKGPSLEQITVEVGSGKRKAAAAAELYDQDVKKQAQQLGLSGW
- a CDS encoding carbohydrate ABC transporter permease, producing the protein MSKVFKRIYTYNFLLPAAIVYTVVFIVPTVMSFFFSLTRWTLFDWTFIGLDNFKTFFQEPSLSIGFKNTLIYAAVTCAAKVVGGLLLGVFLTSKIRTKDYLRSVVFFPVLVSTIAVGIAFSMMMHPTTGLFNTALAHLGIEGPDWLGDTKLALLSVAAVDVWKGIGLATVIYIAGILAIPEEYSEALQIDGGSSWHKFWNITVPLSRPATNAVIILSFIGGLRSFDLIWAMTRGGPGFATDVIASIIYKQYQGGFYGLATAGNVILFLFVTAIVYPLSRYLTRNEVDL
- a CDS encoding carbohydrate ABC transporter permease produces the protein MSRGLRKFSVETIAVLASVVIFWVPLYFVLLTAMKSAPEASEMNLAWPSKIQLWQNIKNVVAFRDHMLLRAFWNSSALTILSLAAMVVVCSMAAFVMQRRNDKATPWISFFVLAGLIIPPAIVPTIWVLNEIHLFKTLIGLVLVEVALGFPFSVMLYRGFMAAIPREIDEAAVVDGYGGYRLFFTIIFPLLQPVTATIIVTQAVFIFNDFTNPLYFFPGAKNATVQLTLYNFTSQFVSQWNLLFTDILLITLPPLLLFVFFNKKIVAGMTTGSVKG